From Anopheles darlingi chromosome 2, idAnoDarlMG_H_01, whole genome shotgun sequence, the proteins below share one genomic window:
- the LOC125959282 gene encoding venom allergen 5-like, which produces MKIFIPFLAIIGTVLAQYRWTIFEQEHVNLCADSGPCGGGRPHTMCYKPNVTHSRCQKFQPIALSEANIKSFMMGHNGLRNKVATNAQLPAVDMQFLHWDPFLQAMAERWVRQCILGYDECDSIGNPPHSVGQNIFFHPKPPLKHWEALVLSTWFNEKQNMKHTLSNSELRSEHFSNYTQLVWAKSEFVGCGAAQMFGGYLVVCYYHPKGNIPGQPVYRVGHQPCTRCPQERASCSHVFRGLCGIGMGSG; this is translated from the exons ATGAAGATTTTTATTCCGTTTCTGGCCATTATTGGCACGGTACTGGCGCAGTACCGGTGGACCATTTTCGAGCAGGAACACGTGAATCTCTGTGCCGATAGTGGACCGTGCGGTGGCGGACGTCCACATACAATGTGCTACAAG CCCAACGTAACACACTCGCGATGCCAAAAGTTCCAACCGATAGCCCTGAGTGAGGCCAACATCAAAAGCTTCATGATGGGACATAACGGATTGCGGAATAAGGTGGCAACGAACGCACAACTTCCGGCCGTAGATATGCAATTCTTG CACTGGGATCCATTTTTACAGGCCATGGCCGAACGGTGGGTACGTCAGTGCATCCTTGGCTACGACGAGTGTGACTCCATCG GCAACCCTCCTCATTCGGTCGGTCAAAACATATTCTTCCATCCGAAACCACCGCTCAAACACTGGGAAGCACTTGTCCTGAGCACATGGTTCAACGAAAAGCAGAACATGAAGCACACCTTATCAAATAGTGAGCTACGCAGTGAACA CTTCTCGAACTACACTCAGCTGGTCTGGGCGAAGAGTGAATTCGTGGGCTGCGGTGCGGCGCAAATGTTCGGCGGTTATCTGGTTGTTTGCTATTACCATCCGAAGGGGAACATTCCCGGCCAACCGGTCTACCGAGTGGGCCACCAGCCATGTACACGCTGTCCGCAGGAGCGTGCCTCCTGTTCGCACGTTTTCCGTGGCCTCTGTGGCATCGGTATGGGGAGTGGATGA
- the LOC125959284 gene encoding uncharacterized protein LOC125959284, with amino-acid sequence MLCRRMRLTERHLQPPREPLEGPIVRPCTVRKLMNLEPARSAGGAGVGDPSTTNNAIPPTTITIPTGDHTTGPGCFEEQPRGRKPPDGPKTPLMIVNLNIPPGTETLAPKSASRTERTKLPHFCLQYRNLTRLCSAPPGSTSNAVGTGCAATGGGPGTTTTTTSQIPQIFIQSFELQDRRAVDGQGPVAGDGVQDGNSASNGQQYNIITENDEDTFATLLLENISNISLEMIQRHQQKLLGTAGSSMTDGQLQTGASGASATCFQHVEGCSSMDRTDSKTSADGVVCGAMLDMRMDSTEEHGAGQREGSGRADYGNLRGSGTQDGIDEPLSDIPAGYRSLCYRTPSPKTRQIIRVDIVTSREKY; translated from the exons ATGTTGTGCCGTCGGATGCGGCTCACCGAACGCCATCTACAGCCACCCCGGGAACCACTCGAAGGTCCGATCGTACGACCGTGTACGGTGAGGAAGCTGATGAACCTCGAACCGGCACGCAGCGCCGGTGGTGCAGGAGTTGGCGATCCTTCCACAACCAATAATGCCATCCCGCCAACGACCATCACCATACCGACGGGTGACCATACCACGGGACCGGGATGTTTCGAGGAGCAGCCACGTGGGAG GAAACCGCCCGATGGACCGAAAACGCCGCTGATGATCGTAAATCTCAACATCCCGCCCGGTACCGAAACGTTGGCGCCAAAGAGTGCATCCCGCACGGAACGCACCAAACTCCCGCACTTCTGTCTTCAGTATCGCAATCTAACTCGGCTCTGTTCCGCACCGCCCGGTTCGACGTCGAACGCAGTCGGGACGGGCTGTGCAGCTACCGGTGGTGGAcccggaacgacgacgacgacgacgtcgcagATTCCTCAGATATTCATTCAAAGCTTCGAGCTACAGGATCGTCGCGCTGTCGATGGACAAGGACCGGTGGCCGGGGATGGTGTGCAGGATGGTAATAGTGCCAGCAACGGCCAACAGTACAACATCATCACCGAGAACGATGAGGATACGTTCGcgacgttgctgctggaaaacatCTCCAACATTTCGCTGGAGATGATACAACGACATCAGCAGAAACTGCTCGGGACGGCCGGTTCCTCGATGACCGATGGTCAGTTACAGACTGGGGCTAGTGGTGCGAGTGCGACCTGCTTCCAGCACGTTGAGGGTTGTAGCAGCATGGATCGTACCGATAGTAAGACGTctgctgatggtgtggtgtgtggggcTATGCTGGATATGCGCATGGACTCGACGGAGGAACACGGTGCCGGGCAGAGAGAGGGTAGTGGACGGGCGGATTATGGGAATTTACGCGGTAGTGGTACGCAGGATGGTATCGATGAGCCACTGAGTGACATACCGGCCGGATACCGGTCGCTCTGCTACCGAACGCCAAGCCCCAAGACGCGTCAGATCATACGAGTGGATATCGTCACGAGTAGGGAGAAGTACTGA